From a region of the Mus pahari chromosome 12, PAHARI_EIJ_v1.1, whole genome shotgun sequence genome:
- the Chrd gene encoding chordin isoform X5, translating into MPSLPAPPAPRLLLGLLLLGSRPASGTGPEPPALPIRSEKEPLPVRGAAEPGAGITARATGQRPPAKPVPAGCSFGGKVYALDETWHPDLGEPFGVMRCVLCACEAPQWARRGRGPGRVSCKNIKPQCPTLACRQPRQLPGHCCQTCPQERSNLDPQPAGLVFEYPRDPEHRSYSDRGEPGVGERTRADGHTDFVALLTGPRSQAVARARVSLLRSSLRFSVSYQRLDRPSRVRFTDPTGNILFEHPATPTQDGLVCGVWRAMPRLSVRLLRAEQLRVALVTSTYPSGEVWGPLIWQGALAAETFSAILTLEDPLQRGVGGIALLTLSDTEDSLHFLLLFRGLLGGLAQVPLKLQILHQGQLLRELQANTSAQEPGFAEVLPSLTDQEMDWLELGELQMVLQRAGAPELRISGYITTRQSCDVLQSVLCGADALIPVQTGAAGSASFILLGNGSLIYQVQVVGTGSEVVAMTLETKPQQKNQRTVLCHMAELQPGGHMAVGVCSGLGARGAHMLLQNELFLNVGTKDFPDGELRGHVTALCYSGHSARYDRLPVPLAGALVLPPVRSQAAGHAWLSLDTHCHLHYEVLLAGLGGSEQGTVTAHLLGPPGMPGPQRLLKGFYGSEAQGVVKDLEPVLLRHLAQGTASLLITTKSNPRGELRGQVHIASQCETGGLRLASGGVQMPLAPNGEAATSPMLPAGPGPEAPVPVKHGSPGRPRDPNTCFFEGQQRPHGARWAPNYDPLCSLCICQRRTVICDPVVCPPPSCPHPVQALDQCCPVCPEKQRSRDLPSLPHLEPGEGCYFDGDRSWRAAGTRWHPVVPPFGLIKCAICTCKGATGEVHCEKVQCPRLACAQPVRANPTDCCKQCPVGSGTNAKLGDPMQADGPRGCRFAGQWFPENQSWHPSVPPFGEMSCITCRCGAGVPHCERDDCSPPLSCGSGKESRCCSHCTAQRSSETRTLPELEKEAEHS; encoded by the exons ATGCCGAGCCTCCCGGCCCCGCCGGCCCCGCGGCTGCTCCTCGGGCTGCTGCTGCTCGGCTCGCGGCCGGCCAGTGGCACTGGCCCTGAGCCCCCAGCACTGCCCATCCGTTCCGAGAAGGAGCCGCTGCCTGTCCGGGGAGCGGCAG AGCCCGGAGCAGGCATTACGGCACGAGCAACCGGACAGCGGCCGCCAGCCAAGCCCGTCCCCGCAGGCTGCTCCTTCGGCGGGAAGGTCTATGCCTTGGACGAGACGTGGCACCCGGACCTGGGGGAGCCTTTTGGGGTGATGCGCTGCGTGCTGTGCGCCTGTGAAGCG CCTCAGTGGGCTCGCCGTGGGAGGGGTCCTGGCAGGGTCAGCTGCAAGAACATCAAACCTCAGTGCCCCACCCTGGCCTGCAGGCAGCCGCGCCAGCTGCCAGGACACTGCTGCCAGACCTGCCCGCAGG AGCGTAGCAATCTAGATCCACAGCCCGCTGGCCTGGTCTTCGAGTATCCAAGGGACCCAGAGCATCGCAGTTATAGCGATCGAGGAGAACCCGGCGTTGGGGAGCGGACACGTGCTGATGGCCACACAG ACTTTGTGGCGCTGCTGACAGGACCGAGGTCGCAGGCGGTAGCTCGTGCTCGAGTCTCTCTGCTGCGCTCAAGTTTACGCTTCTCTGTCTCCTACCAGCG GCTGGACCGTCCCAGCAGGGTTCGGTTCACAGATCCCACAGGCAACATTCTGTTTGAACACCCTGCAACCCCCACCCAGGATGGCCTG GTCTGTGGGGTGTGGCGGGCAATGCCTCGGCTGTCTGTGAGGCTCCTGAGGGCAGAGCAGCTTCGGGTAGCCCTTGTGACATCCACTTACCCTTCAGGAGAAGTCTGGGGGCCTCTCATTTGGCAAGGTGCTCTTGCTGCAG AGACCTTCAGTGCCATCCTGACCCTGGAAGACCCACTGCAGCGGGGTGTAGGGGGCATAGCCCTgctcaccctcagtgacacagaaGACTCTTTGCATTTTTTGCTGCTCTTCCGGGGTCTGCTGGGAG GACTAGCTCAGGTGCCCTTGAAGCTTCAGATCCTCCACCAGGGACAGCTACTTCGGGAGCTCCAGGCCAACACCTCAGCTCAg GAGCCAGGTTTTGCTGAGGTGCTGCCCAGCCTTACAGACCAAGAGATGGACTGGTTGGAGCTGGGGGAGCTGCAGATGGTTCTACAGAGGGCAGGCGCGCCAGAGCTACGCATCAGTGGATACATCACCACCAGGCAGAGCTGTGATG TCCTTCAAAGCGTCCTTTGTGGGGCTGATGCCCTGATCCCAGTCCAGACGGGTGCTGCTGGTTCAGCCAGCTTCATACTGCTAGGAAATGGCTCCCTTATCTATCAG GTGCAAGTGGTAGGTACAGGTAGCGAGGTGGTGGCCATGACACTGGAGACCAAGCCTCAGCAGAAGAACCAGCGCACTGTCCTGTGCCACATGGCTGAACTCCAGCCGGGAGGACACATG GCTGTGGGTGTCTGCTCTGGGCTGGGTGCCCGAGGGGCTCATATGCTGCTACAGAATGAGCTCTTCCTGAATGTTGGTACCAAGGACTTCCCAGATGGAGAGCTTCGGGGGCATGTGACTGCCCTATGCTACAGTGGGCATAGTGCCCGCTATGACA GATTGCCTGTGCCTCTGGCAGGGGCACTAGTGCTGCCCCCTGTGCGGAGTCAGGCAGCAGGGCACGCCTGGCTCTCCTTGGACACACATTGCCACTTACACTATGAGGTTCTAttggctgggcttggtggctcagAGCAAGGAACCGTCACTGCCCACCTCCTTGGGCCTCCTGGGATGCCAGGGCCCCAGCGGCTGTTGAAGGGATTctatggctcagag GCTCAGGGCGTGGTAAAAGATCTGGAGCCTGTGCTGCTGCGGCACCTGGCACAGGGCACTGCCTCCCTGCTGATCACCACCAAGAGTAACCCCAGAGGAGAACTACGTGGGCAG gtgCACATTGCCAGTCAGTGTGAGACTGGAGGCCTGCGCCTGGCCTCAGGAGGAGTGCAGATGCCCTTGGCTCCTAATGGAGAGGCAGCTACATCACCCATGCTGCCTGCTGGCCCTGGCCCTGAAGCCCCAGTCCCAGTCAAACATGGCAGCCCTGGGAGGCCCCGAGATCCTAACACATGTTTCTTCGAGGGGCAGCAGCGTCCCCACGGGGCTCGCTGGGCACCCAACTATGACCCACTCTGCTCCCTCTGCATCTGCCAG AGACGAACAGTGATCTGTGATCCTGTAGTATGCCCACCACCAAGCTGTCCCCACCCGGTGCAGGCACTGGACCAGTGCTGTCCCGTGTGTCCAG AGAAACAACGCAGTAGAGACCTTCCCAGCCTACCACAtctggagccaggagagg GGTGCTATTTTGATGGTGACCGGAGCTGGAGGGCAGCGGGTACCCGATGGCACCCTGTTGTGCCCCCCTTTGGCCTAATTAAGTGTGCTATTTGTACCTGCAAG GGGGCCACGGGAGAGGTGCACTGTGAGAAGGTGCAGTGTCCTCGCCTGGCCTGTGCTCAGCCTGTCCGTGCCAACCCCACCGATTGCTGCAAACAGTGTCCAG TAGGGTCAGGGACTAATGCCAAGCTGGGAGACCCCATGCAGGCTGATGGGCCTCGGGGGTGTCGCTTTGCTGGGCAGTGGTTCCCAGAGAATCAGAGCTGGCACCCATCAGTGCCCCCCTTTGGGGAGATGAGCTGTATTACCTGCAGATGTGGG GCAGGGGTACCCCACTGTGAGCGGGATGATTGTTCACCTCCGCTATCCTGCGGCTCAGGGAAGGAAAGTCGGTGCTGTTCCCACTGCACAGCCCAAAGGT CCTCTGAGACTAGAACCCTTCCAGAGCTGGAGAAAGAAGCTGAGCACTCCTAA
- the Chrd gene encoding chordin isoform X2, with the protein MPSLPAPPAPRLLLGLLLLGSRPASGTGPEPPALPIRSEKEPLPVRGAAGCSFGGKVYALDETWHPDLGEPFGVMRCVLCACEAPQWARRGRGPGRVSCKNIKPQCPTLACRQPRQLPGHCCQTCPQERSNLDPQPAGLVFEYPRDPEHRSYSDRGEPGVGERTRADGHTDFVALLTGPRSQAVARARVSLLRSSLRFSVSYQRLDRPSRVRFTDPTGNILFEHPATPTQDGLVCGVWRAMPRLSVRLLRAEQLRVALVTSTYPSGEVWGPLIWQGALAAETFSAILTLEDPLQRGVGGIALLTLSDTEDSLHFLLLFRGLLGGLAQVPLKLQILHQGQLLRELQANTSAQEPGFAEVLPSLTDQEMDWLELGELQMVLQRAGAPELRISGYITTRQSCDVLQSVLCGADALIPVQTGAAGSASFILLGNGSLIYQVQVVGTGSEVVAMTLETKPQQKNQRTVLCHMAELQPGGHMAVGVCSGLGARGAHMLLQNELFLNVGTKDFPDGELRGHVTALCYSGHSARYDRLPVPLAGALVLPPVRSQAAGHAWLSLDTHCHLHYEVLLAGLGGSEQGTVTAHLLGPPGMPGPQRLLKGFYGSEAQGVVKDLEPVLLRHLAQGTASLLITTKSNPRGELRGQVHIASQCETGGLRLASGGVQMPLAPNGEAATSPMLPAGPGPEAPVPVKHGSPGRPRDPNTCFFEGQQRPHGARWAPNYDPLCSLCICQRRTVICDPVVCPPPSCPHPVQALDQCCPVCPEKQRSRDLPSLPHLEPGEGCYFDGDRSWRAAGTRWHPVVPPFGLIKCAICTCKGATGEVHCEKVQCPRLACAQPVRANPTDCCKQCPVGSGTNAKLGDPMQADGPRGCRFAGQWFPENQSWHPSVPPFGEMSCITCRCGAGVPHCERDDCSPPLSCGSGKESRCCSHCTAQRSSETRTLPELEKEAEHS; encoded by the exons ATGCCGAGCCTCCCGGCCCCGCCGGCCCCGCGGCTGCTCCTCGGGCTGCTGCTGCTCGGCTCGCGGCCGGCCAGTGGCACTGGCCCTGAGCCCCCAGCACTGCCCATCCGTTCCGAGAAGGAGCCGCTGCCTGTCCGGGGAGCGGCAG GCTGCTCCTTCGGCGGGAAGGTCTATGCCTTGGACGAGACGTGGCACCCGGACCTGGGGGAGCCTTTTGGGGTGATGCGCTGCGTGCTGTGCGCCTGTGAAGCG CCTCAGTGGGCTCGCCGTGGGAGGGGTCCTGGCAGGGTCAGCTGCAAGAACATCAAACCTCAGTGCCCCACCCTGGCCTGCAGGCAGCCGCGCCAGCTGCCAGGACACTGCTGCCAGACCTGCCCGCAGG AGCGTAGCAATCTAGATCCACAGCCCGCTGGCCTGGTCTTCGAGTATCCAAGGGACCCAGAGCATCGCAGTTATAGCGATCGAGGAGAACCCGGCGTTGGGGAGCGGACACGTGCTGATGGCCACACAG ACTTTGTGGCGCTGCTGACAGGACCGAGGTCGCAGGCGGTAGCTCGTGCTCGAGTCTCTCTGCTGCGCTCAAGTTTACGCTTCTCTGTCTCCTACCAGCG GCTGGACCGTCCCAGCAGGGTTCGGTTCACAGATCCCACAGGCAACATTCTGTTTGAACACCCTGCAACCCCCACCCAGGATGGCCTG GTCTGTGGGGTGTGGCGGGCAATGCCTCGGCTGTCTGTGAGGCTCCTGAGGGCAGAGCAGCTTCGGGTAGCCCTTGTGACATCCACTTACCCTTCAGGAGAAGTCTGGGGGCCTCTCATTTGGCAAGGTGCTCTTGCTGCAG AGACCTTCAGTGCCATCCTGACCCTGGAAGACCCACTGCAGCGGGGTGTAGGGGGCATAGCCCTgctcaccctcagtgacacagaaGACTCTTTGCATTTTTTGCTGCTCTTCCGGGGTCTGCTGGGAG GACTAGCTCAGGTGCCCTTGAAGCTTCAGATCCTCCACCAGGGACAGCTACTTCGGGAGCTCCAGGCCAACACCTCAGCTCAg GAGCCAGGTTTTGCTGAGGTGCTGCCCAGCCTTACAGACCAAGAGATGGACTGGTTGGAGCTGGGGGAGCTGCAGATGGTTCTACAGAGGGCAGGCGCGCCAGAGCTACGCATCAGTGGATACATCACCACCAGGCAGAGCTGTGATG TCCTTCAAAGCGTCCTTTGTGGGGCTGATGCCCTGATCCCAGTCCAGACGGGTGCTGCTGGTTCAGCCAGCTTCATACTGCTAGGAAATGGCTCCCTTATCTATCAG GTGCAAGTGGTAGGTACAGGTAGCGAGGTGGTGGCCATGACACTGGAGACCAAGCCTCAGCAGAAGAACCAGCGCACTGTCCTGTGCCACATGGCTGAACTCCAGCCGGGAGGACACATG GCTGTGGGTGTCTGCTCTGGGCTGGGTGCCCGAGGGGCTCATATGCTGCTACAGAATGAGCTCTTCCTGAATGTTGGTACCAAGGACTTCCCAGATGGAGAGCTTCGGGGGCATGTGACTGCCCTATGCTACAGTGGGCATAGTGCCCGCTATGACA GATTGCCTGTGCCTCTGGCAGGGGCACTAGTGCTGCCCCCTGTGCGGAGTCAGGCAGCAGGGCACGCCTGGCTCTCCTTGGACACACATTGCCACTTACACTATGAGGTTCTAttggctgggcttggtggctcagAGCAAGGAACCGTCACTGCCCACCTCCTTGGGCCTCCTGGGATGCCAGGGCCCCAGCGGCTGTTGAAGGGATTctatggctcagag GCTCAGGGCGTGGTAAAAGATCTGGAGCCTGTGCTGCTGCGGCACCTGGCACAGGGCACTGCCTCCCTGCTGATCACCACCAAGAGTAACCCCAGAGGAGAACTACGTGGGCAG gtgCACATTGCCAGTCAGTGTGAGACTGGAGGCCTGCGCCTGGCCTCAGGAGGAGTGCAGATGCCCTTGGCTCCTAATGGAGAGGCAGCTACATCACCCATGCTGCCTGCTGGCCCTGGCCCTGAAGCCCCAGTCCCAGTCAAACATGGCAGCCCTGGGAGGCCCCGAGATCCTAACACATGTTTCTTCGAGGGGCAGCAGCGTCCCCACGGGGCTCGCTGGGCACCCAACTATGACCCACTCTGCTCCCTCTGCATCTGCCAG AGACGAACAGTGATCTGTGATCCTGTAGTATGCCCACCACCAAGCTGTCCCCACCCGGTGCAGGCACTGGACCAGTGCTGTCCCGTGTGTCCAG AGAAACAACGCAGTAGAGACCTTCCCAGCCTACCACAtctggagccaggagagg GGTGCTATTTTGATGGTGACCGGAGCTGGAGGGCAGCGGGTACCCGATGGCACCCTGTTGTGCCCCCCTTTGGCCTAATTAAGTGTGCTATTTGTACCTGCAAG GGGGCCACGGGAGAGGTGCACTGTGAGAAGGTGCAGTGTCCTCGCCTGGCCTGTGCTCAGCCTGTCCGTGCCAACCCCACCGATTGCTGCAAACAGTGTCCAG TAGGGTCAGGGACTAATGCCAAGCTGGGAGACCCCATGCAGGCTGATGGGCCTCGGGGGTGTCGCTTTGCTGGGCAGTGGTTCCCAGAGAATCAGAGCTGGCACCCATCAGTGCCCCCCTTTGGGGAGATGAGCTGTATTACCTGCAGATGTGGG GCAGGGGTACCCCACTGTGAGCGGGATGATTGTTCACCTCCGCTATCCTGCGGCTCAGGGAAGGAAAGTCGGTGCTGTTCCCACTGCACAGCCCAAAGGT CCTCTGAGACTAGAACCCTTCCAGAGCTGGAGAAAGAAGCTGAGCACTCCTAA
- the Chrd gene encoding chordin isoform X1, giving the protein MPSLPAPPAPRLLLGLLLLGSRPASGTGPEPPALPIRSEKEPLPVRGAAGCSFGGKVYALDETWHPDLGEPFGVMRCVLCACEAPQWARRGRGPGRVSCKNIKPQCPTLACRQPRQLPGHCCQTCPQERSNLDPQPAGLVFEYPRDPEHRSYSDRGEPGVGERTRADGHTDFVALLTGPRSQAVARARVSLLRSSLRFSVSYQRLDRPSRVRFTDPTGNILFEHPATPTQDGLRRELRLRIAEWDLFKVIWLVCGVWRAMPRLSVRLLRAEQLRVALVTSTYPSGEVWGPLIWQGALAAETFSAILTLEDPLQRGVGGIALLTLSDTEDSLHFLLLFRGLLGGLAQVPLKLQILHQGQLLRELQANTSAQEPGFAEVLPSLTDQEMDWLELGELQMVLQRAGAPELRISGYITTRQSCDVLQSVLCGADALIPVQTGAAGSASFILLGNGSLIYQVQVVGTGSEVVAMTLETKPQQKNQRTVLCHMAELQPGGHMAVGVCSGLGARGAHMLLQNELFLNVGTKDFPDGELRGHVTALCYSGHSARYDRLPVPLAGALVLPPVRSQAAGHAWLSLDTHCHLHYEVLLAGLGGSEQGTVTAHLLGPPGMPGPQRLLKGFYGSEAQGVVKDLEPVLLRHLAQGTASLLITTKSNPRGELRGQVHIASQCETGGLRLASGGVQMPLAPNGEAATSPMLPAGPGPEAPVPVKHGSPGRPRDPNTCFFEGQQRPHGARWAPNYDPLCSLCICQRRTVICDPVVCPPPSCPHPVQALDQCCPVCPEKQRSRDLPSLPHLEPGEGCYFDGDRSWRAAGTRWHPVVPPFGLIKCAICTCKGATGEVHCEKVQCPRLACAQPVRANPTDCCKQCPVGSGTNAKLGDPMQADGPRGCRFAGQWFPENQSWHPSVPPFGEMSCITCRCGAGVPHCERDDCSPPLSCGSGKESRCCSHCTAQRSSETRTLPELEKEAEHS; this is encoded by the exons ATGCCGAGCCTCCCGGCCCCGCCGGCCCCGCGGCTGCTCCTCGGGCTGCTGCTGCTCGGCTCGCGGCCGGCCAGTGGCACTGGCCCTGAGCCCCCAGCACTGCCCATCCGTTCCGAGAAGGAGCCGCTGCCTGTCCGGGGAGCGGCAG GCTGCTCCTTCGGCGGGAAGGTCTATGCCTTGGACGAGACGTGGCACCCGGACCTGGGGGAGCCTTTTGGGGTGATGCGCTGCGTGCTGTGCGCCTGTGAAGCG CCTCAGTGGGCTCGCCGTGGGAGGGGTCCTGGCAGGGTCAGCTGCAAGAACATCAAACCTCAGTGCCCCACCCTGGCCTGCAGGCAGCCGCGCCAGCTGCCAGGACACTGCTGCCAGACCTGCCCGCAGG AGCGTAGCAATCTAGATCCACAGCCCGCTGGCCTGGTCTTCGAGTATCCAAGGGACCCAGAGCATCGCAGTTATAGCGATCGAGGAGAACCCGGCGTTGGGGAGCGGACACGTGCTGATGGCCACACAG ACTTTGTGGCGCTGCTGACAGGACCGAGGTCGCAGGCGGTAGCTCGTGCTCGAGTCTCTCTGCTGCGCTCAAGTTTACGCTTCTCTGTCTCCTACCAGCG GCTGGACCGTCCCAGCAGGGTTCGGTTCACAGATCCCACAGGCAACATTCTGTTTGAACACCCTGCAACCCCCACCCAGGATGGCCTG aggagggaACTGAGGCTCAGAATAGCAGAATGGGATTTGTTCAAGGTCATTTGGCTA GTCTGTGGGGTGTGGCGGGCAATGCCTCGGCTGTCTGTGAGGCTCCTGAGGGCAGAGCAGCTTCGGGTAGCCCTTGTGACATCCACTTACCCTTCAGGAGAAGTCTGGGGGCCTCTCATTTGGCAAGGTGCTCTTGCTGCAG AGACCTTCAGTGCCATCCTGACCCTGGAAGACCCACTGCAGCGGGGTGTAGGGGGCATAGCCCTgctcaccctcagtgacacagaaGACTCTTTGCATTTTTTGCTGCTCTTCCGGGGTCTGCTGGGAG GACTAGCTCAGGTGCCCTTGAAGCTTCAGATCCTCCACCAGGGACAGCTACTTCGGGAGCTCCAGGCCAACACCTCAGCTCAg GAGCCAGGTTTTGCTGAGGTGCTGCCCAGCCTTACAGACCAAGAGATGGACTGGTTGGAGCTGGGGGAGCTGCAGATGGTTCTACAGAGGGCAGGCGCGCCAGAGCTACGCATCAGTGGATACATCACCACCAGGCAGAGCTGTGATG TCCTTCAAAGCGTCCTTTGTGGGGCTGATGCCCTGATCCCAGTCCAGACGGGTGCTGCTGGTTCAGCCAGCTTCATACTGCTAGGAAATGGCTCCCTTATCTATCAG GTGCAAGTGGTAGGTACAGGTAGCGAGGTGGTGGCCATGACACTGGAGACCAAGCCTCAGCAGAAGAACCAGCGCACTGTCCTGTGCCACATGGCTGAACTCCAGCCGGGAGGACACATG GCTGTGGGTGTCTGCTCTGGGCTGGGTGCCCGAGGGGCTCATATGCTGCTACAGAATGAGCTCTTCCTGAATGTTGGTACCAAGGACTTCCCAGATGGAGAGCTTCGGGGGCATGTGACTGCCCTATGCTACAGTGGGCATAGTGCCCGCTATGACA GATTGCCTGTGCCTCTGGCAGGGGCACTAGTGCTGCCCCCTGTGCGGAGTCAGGCAGCAGGGCACGCCTGGCTCTCCTTGGACACACATTGCCACTTACACTATGAGGTTCTAttggctgggcttggtggctcagAGCAAGGAACCGTCACTGCCCACCTCCTTGGGCCTCCTGGGATGCCAGGGCCCCAGCGGCTGTTGAAGGGATTctatggctcagag GCTCAGGGCGTGGTAAAAGATCTGGAGCCTGTGCTGCTGCGGCACCTGGCACAGGGCACTGCCTCCCTGCTGATCACCACCAAGAGTAACCCCAGAGGAGAACTACGTGGGCAG gtgCACATTGCCAGTCAGTGTGAGACTGGAGGCCTGCGCCTGGCCTCAGGAGGAGTGCAGATGCCCTTGGCTCCTAATGGAGAGGCAGCTACATCACCCATGCTGCCTGCTGGCCCTGGCCCTGAAGCCCCAGTCCCAGTCAAACATGGCAGCCCTGGGAGGCCCCGAGATCCTAACACATGTTTCTTCGAGGGGCAGCAGCGTCCCCACGGGGCTCGCTGGGCACCCAACTATGACCCACTCTGCTCCCTCTGCATCTGCCAG AGACGAACAGTGATCTGTGATCCTGTAGTATGCCCACCACCAAGCTGTCCCCACCCGGTGCAGGCACTGGACCAGTGCTGTCCCGTGTGTCCAG AGAAACAACGCAGTAGAGACCTTCCCAGCCTACCACAtctggagccaggagagg GGTGCTATTTTGATGGTGACCGGAGCTGGAGGGCAGCGGGTACCCGATGGCACCCTGTTGTGCCCCCCTTTGGCCTAATTAAGTGTGCTATTTGTACCTGCAAG GGGGCCACGGGAGAGGTGCACTGTGAGAAGGTGCAGTGTCCTCGCCTGGCCTGTGCTCAGCCTGTCCGTGCCAACCCCACCGATTGCTGCAAACAGTGTCCAG TAGGGTCAGGGACTAATGCCAAGCTGGGAGACCCCATGCAGGCTGATGGGCCTCGGGGGTGTCGCTTTGCTGGGCAGTGGTTCCCAGAGAATCAGAGCTGGCACCCATCAGTGCCCCCCTTTGGGGAGATGAGCTGTATTACCTGCAGATGTGGG GCAGGGGTACCCCACTGTGAGCGGGATGATTGTTCACCTCCGCTATCCTGCGGCTCAGGGAAGGAAAGTCGGTGCTGTTCCCACTGCACAGCCCAAAGGT CCTCTGAGACTAGAACCCTTCCAGAGCTGGAGAAAGAAGCTGAGCACTCCTAA
- the Chrd gene encoding chordin isoform X3, translating to MMPILQRRELRLRIAEWDLFKVIWLVCGVWRAMPRLSVRLLRAEQLRVALVTSTYPSGEVWGPLIWQGALAAETFSAILTLEDPLQRGVGGIALLTLSDTEDSLHFLLLFRGLLGGLAQVPLKLQILHQGQLLRELQANTSAQEPGFAEVLPSLTDQEMDWLELGELQMVLQRAGAPELRISGYITTRQSCDVLQSVLCGADALIPVQTGAAGSASFILLGNGSLIYQVQVVGTGSEVVAMTLETKPQQKNQRTVLCHMAELQPGGHMAVGVCSGLGARGAHMLLQNELFLNVGTKDFPDGELRGHVTALCYSGHSARYDRLPVPLAGALVLPPVRSQAAGHAWLSLDTHCHLHYEVLLAGLGGSEQGTVTAHLLGPPGMPGPQRLLKGFYGSEAQGVVKDLEPVLLRHLAQGTASLLITTKSNPRGELRGQVHIASQCETGGLRLASGGVQMPLAPNGEAATSPMLPAGPGPEAPVPVKHGSPGRPRDPNTCFFEGQQRPHGARWAPNYDPLCSLCICQRRTVICDPVVCPPPSCPHPVQALDQCCPVCPEKQRSRDLPSLPHLEPGEGCYFDGDRSWRAAGTRWHPVVPPFGLIKCAICTCKGATGEVHCEKVQCPRLACAQPVRANPTDCCKQCPVGSGTNAKLGDPMQADGPRGCRFAGQWFPENQSWHPSVPPFGEMSCITCRCGAGVPHCERDDCSPPLSCGSGKESRCCSHCTAQRSSETRTLPELEKEAEHS from the exons ATgatgcccattttacagaggagggaACTGAGGCTCAGAATAGCAGAATGGGATTTGTTCAAGGTCATTTGGCTA GTCTGTGGGGTGTGGCGGGCAATGCCTCGGCTGTCTGTGAGGCTCCTGAGGGCAGAGCAGCTTCGGGTAGCCCTTGTGACATCCACTTACCCTTCAGGAGAAGTCTGGGGGCCTCTCATTTGGCAAGGTGCTCTTGCTGCAG AGACCTTCAGTGCCATCCTGACCCTGGAAGACCCACTGCAGCGGGGTGTAGGGGGCATAGCCCTgctcaccctcagtgacacagaaGACTCTTTGCATTTTTTGCTGCTCTTCCGGGGTCTGCTGGGAG GACTAGCTCAGGTGCCCTTGAAGCTTCAGATCCTCCACCAGGGACAGCTACTTCGGGAGCTCCAGGCCAACACCTCAGCTCAg GAGCCAGGTTTTGCTGAGGTGCTGCCCAGCCTTACAGACCAAGAGATGGACTGGTTGGAGCTGGGGGAGCTGCAGATGGTTCTACAGAGGGCAGGCGCGCCAGAGCTACGCATCAGTGGATACATCACCACCAGGCAGAGCTGTGATG TCCTTCAAAGCGTCCTTTGTGGGGCTGATGCCCTGATCCCAGTCCAGACGGGTGCTGCTGGTTCAGCCAGCTTCATACTGCTAGGAAATGGCTCCCTTATCTATCAG GTGCAAGTGGTAGGTACAGGTAGCGAGGTGGTGGCCATGACACTGGAGACCAAGCCTCAGCAGAAGAACCAGCGCACTGTCCTGTGCCACATGGCTGAACTCCAGCCGGGAGGACACATG GCTGTGGGTGTCTGCTCTGGGCTGGGTGCCCGAGGGGCTCATATGCTGCTACAGAATGAGCTCTTCCTGAATGTTGGTACCAAGGACTTCCCAGATGGAGAGCTTCGGGGGCATGTGACTGCCCTATGCTACAGTGGGCATAGTGCCCGCTATGACA GATTGCCTGTGCCTCTGGCAGGGGCACTAGTGCTGCCCCCTGTGCGGAGTCAGGCAGCAGGGCACGCCTGGCTCTCCTTGGACACACATTGCCACTTACACTATGAGGTTCTAttggctgggcttggtggctcagAGCAAGGAACCGTCACTGCCCACCTCCTTGGGCCTCCTGGGATGCCAGGGCCCCAGCGGCTGTTGAAGGGATTctatggctcagag GCTCAGGGCGTGGTAAAAGATCTGGAGCCTGTGCTGCTGCGGCACCTGGCACAGGGCACTGCCTCCCTGCTGATCACCACCAAGAGTAACCCCAGAGGAGAACTACGTGGGCAG gtgCACATTGCCAGTCAGTGTGAGACTGGAGGCCTGCGCCTGGCCTCAGGAGGAGTGCAGATGCCCTTGGCTCCTAATGGAGAGGCAGCTACATCACCCATGCTGCCTGCTGGCCCTGGCCCTGAAGCCCCAGTCCCAGTCAAACATGGCAGCCCTGGGAGGCCCCGAGATCCTAACACATGTTTCTTCGAGGGGCAGCAGCGTCCCCACGGGGCTCGCTGGGCACCCAACTATGACCCACTCTGCTCCCTCTGCATCTGCCAG AGACGAACAGTGATCTGTGATCCTGTAGTATGCCCACCACCAAGCTGTCCCCACCCGGTGCAGGCACTGGACCAGTGCTGTCCCGTGTGTCCAG AGAAACAACGCAGTAGAGACCTTCCCAGCCTACCACAtctggagccaggagagg GGTGCTATTTTGATGGTGACCGGAGCTGGAGGGCAGCGGGTACCCGATGGCACCCTGTTGTGCCCCCCTTTGGCCTAATTAAGTGTGCTATTTGTACCTGCAAG GGGGCCACGGGAGAGGTGCACTGTGAGAAGGTGCAGTGTCCTCGCCTGGCCTGTGCTCAGCCTGTCCGTGCCAACCCCACCGATTGCTGCAAACAGTGTCCAG TAGGGTCAGGGACTAATGCCAAGCTGGGAGACCCCATGCAGGCTGATGGGCCTCGGGGGTGTCGCTTTGCTGGGCAGTGGTTCCCAGAGAATCAGAGCTGGCACCCATCAGTGCCCCCCTTTGGGGAGATGAGCTGTATTACCTGCAGATGTGGG GCAGGGGTACCCCACTGTGAGCGGGATGATTGTTCACCTCCGCTATCCTGCGGCTCAGGGAAGGAAAGTCGGTGCTGTTCCCACTGCACAGCCCAAAGGT CCTCTGAGACTAGAACCCTTCCAGAGCTGGAGAAAGAAGCTGAGCACTCCTAA